Proteins co-encoded in one Pseudomonas beijingensis genomic window:
- a CDS encoding AraC family transcriptional regulator, translating to MYPSLTSLAPCDLDTLLRSLKPIAPLLDTLADVVFFIKDQQARYAFVNQTLARRCGFKHSGDLLGLTAEQVFPERFGPLYTEQDRRVLASGRELADQLELHLYYGNQPVWCLTHKLALHDPNGQIVGLAGISRDLQLPQSNHPAFHKLAAVDAHIKQHFARPISLAELTAIAELSVAQLERHCKRIFQLTPRQMIHKARLEEASRLLLDKDLPITEIALRCGYTDHSAFSRQFRALTSLSPSQYRENQR from the coding sequence ATGTACCCCTCGCTCACTTCCCTAGCCCCCTGCGACCTCGACACCCTGCTACGCAGCCTGAAGCCCATCGCCCCGCTACTGGACACCCTCGCGGACGTGGTGTTTTTCATCAAGGACCAGCAGGCCCGCTACGCCTTCGTCAACCAGACCCTGGCCCGGCGCTGCGGTTTCAAACACAGCGGCGACCTGCTGGGCCTCACTGCCGAACAAGTGTTCCCCGAACGCTTCGGCCCGCTGTACACCGAGCAGGACCGGCGGGTGCTGGCCAGCGGGCGGGAGTTGGCCGACCAGCTCGAACTGCATTTGTATTACGGCAACCAGCCCGTATGGTGCCTGACCCACAAGCTCGCCCTGCATGACCCAAACGGCCAGATCGTCGGCCTTGCCGGCATTTCCCGCGACCTGCAACTGCCGCAATCGAACCACCCGGCGTTTCACAAACTGGCGGCGGTGGACGCCCATATCAAGCAGCACTTCGCCCGCCCCATCAGCCTTGCCGAGCTGACCGCCATCGCCGAATTGTCGGTGGCGCAGCTGGAACGGCACTGCAAACGCATCTTCCAACTCACACCACGGCAAATGATTCACAAGGCAAGGCTGGAAGAAGCCTCACGACTGTTGCTCGACAAGGACCTGCCGATCACCGAGATCGCCCTGCGCTGCGGTTACACCGATCACAGCGCCTTCAGTCGCCAGTTCCGCGCCCTGACCAGCCTGTCACCCAGCCAATATCGGGAGAATCAGCGCTAA
- a CDS encoding 2Fe-2S iron-sulfur cluster-binding protein: MPDLFLDGRPLSVAHGTSVAAALALGADGCSRTSVSGQRRAPLCGMGVCQECRVLIDGRRRLACQTLCLDGMHVQTRP; the protein is encoded by the coding sequence ATGCCTGACCTATTTCTGGACGGCCGCCCGCTGTCAGTCGCCCATGGCACCAGCGTCGCGGCGGCATTGGCGTTGGGCGCGGACGGTTGCAGTCGTACCTCGGTCAGCGGCCAGCGCCGTGCTCCGTTGTGCGGCATGGGCGTCTGCCAGGAATGCCGGGTGTTGATCGACGGTCGTCGCCGCCTGGCTTGCCAGACCTTGTGCCTCGATGGCATGCACGTGCAGACCCGACCATGA
- a CDS encoding ABC transporter substrate-binding protein, which yields MKNPALAVALSVVLTPLFIAPAHADKLDDIIGSGKLRCAVTLDFPPMGFRDEKNNPAGFDVDYCHDLAKVLGVEAEVVETPFSDRIPALLSGRADVIVASTSDTLERAKTVGLTVPYFAFQMVVLTRDNTGINSYADLKGKALGNTSSTYEAIALEKDQKSWGSGSFRAYQSQNDTLLAVAQGHIDATVVTNTVAAATIKSGKYKGLKIAGDAPYVIDYVSLGAKRSEYGLLNYLNLFVNQQVRTGRYKELFVKWVGTDIPPANLTVPQVYY from the coding sequence ATGAAAAACCCTGCATTGGCCGTAGCCCTCAGCGTTGTCCTCACCCCGCTTTTCATTGCCCCCGCCCACGCCGACAAGCTCGACGACATCATCGGCTCCGGCAAACTGCGCTGCGCCGTGACCCTGGACTTCCCACCCATGGGCTTTCGTGATGAAAAAAACAACCCGGCGGGCTTCGACGTGGACTATTGCCACGACCTGGCGAAGGTCCTCGGCGTCGAGGCCGAAGTGGTGGAGACCCCATTCTCCGACCGAATCCCCGCGCTGCTGTCCGGCCGCGCCGACGTCATCGTCGCCTCCACCTCCGACACCTTGGAGCGAGCCAAGACCGTCGGCCTGACCGTGCCCTACTTCGCCTTCCAGATGGTGGTGCTGACCCGCGACAACACCGGCATCAACAGCTACGCCGACCTCAAGGGCAAGGCCTTGGGTAACACCAGCAGCACCTACGAAGCCATCGCCCTGGAGAAGGACCAGAAGAGCTGGGGCAGCGGCAGCTTCCGCGCCTACCAGTCGCAGAACGACACTCTGCTGGCCGTCGCCCAGGGGCACATCGACGCCACCGTGGTGACCAACACCGTGGCCGCCGCGACCATCAAGTCGGGCAAGTACAAGGGCCTGAAGATCGCCGGTGACGCGCCCTACGTCATCGACTACGTGTCCCTCGGCGCCAAGCGCAGCGAGTACGGCTTGCTCAACTACCTCAACCTGTTCGTCAACCAGCAGGTGCGCACGGGCCGCTACAAGGAGCTGTTCGTCAAATGGGTCGGCACCGACATCCCGCCGGCCAACCTGACCGTTCCCCAGGTCTACTACTGA
- a CDS encoding amino acid ABC transporter permease, whose product MFSTSLSVNDLLYLLEGAWVTLQLTVWSILLGTLAGLLFGLLRALLPRASLPLAWLLDVFRSVPLLIQFVLFNSLKSIAGLNLSAFAVGCIVLGIYAAAYFTEIVRGGVLAVPLSTRRASRSLGLSYAQDLRFIVLPIATRVAFPGWLNLVLGVMKDTALVMWIGIVELLRASQTIVTRIQEPLLVLCIAGLIYYVMSLVVARLGARLERRWQEND is encoded by the coding sequence ATGTTTTCTACAAGCCTCAGCGTTAACGACCTGCTGTATTTGCTCGAGGGGGCCTGGGTCACGCTGCAACTGACCGTGTGGTCGATCCTGCTGGGCACCCTCGCCGGCTTGCTGTTCGGCCTGTTGCGGGCGTTGTTGCCGCGGGCCAGCCTGCCACTGGCCTGGCTGCTGGACGTGTTTCGCAGTGTGCCGCTGCTGATCCAGTTCGTGCTGTTCAACTCCCTCAAGAGTATCGCCGGCCTGAACCTCAGCGCCTTTGCCGTCGGTTGCATCGTCCTCGGGATCTACGCCGCCGCGTACTTCACCGAGATCGTTCGAGGGGGCGTGCTGGCGGTGCCGTTGAGCACCCGCCGGGCCAGTCGGTCGCTGGGCCTGAGCTATGCGCAGGACCTGCGTTTCATTGTCCTGCCGATTGCCACGCGGGTGGCCTTTCCCGGCTGGCTGAACCTGGTGCTGGGGGTGATGAAGGACACCGCGCTGGTGATGTGGATCGGCATCGTCGAATTGCTGCGGGCCTCGCAAACCATCGTCACGCGCATTCAGGAACCCCTGCTGGTGCTGTGCATCGCGGGCCTCATTTACTACGTCATGAGCCTGGTGGTTGCCCGT
- the lhpI gene encoding cis-3-hydroxy-L-proline dehydratase, translating into MPSTPVRVKGRSLVEGAAQGALLFAEVGLSFWGGVDPASGEVIDRHHPLSGERLAGRVLAIPSGRGSCTGSSVLMELISNGHAPAALVLAEADEILTLGVLVAQVIFQRSLPVLCVGHEAFNGLRGQGFVRLEGDVLTLTGRRPNDGWQGSDAVSQPPTASTLALTEQDRALLDGSHGKAAQVAMQIVLRMAEIQGATQLLDVTQAHIDGCIYTGPASLRFAEQLVQWGAQVRIPTTLNAISVDQRRWRELGVDPALGEPASALGDAYMAMGAQLSFTCAPYLLDTAPKTGEQIVWAESNAVVYANSVLGARTQKYPDFLDICIALCGRAPLSGCHLDDPRKAQLIVDVPALGKVDDSFYPLLGYHIGSLAGRRVPLIRGLEHAAPSLDDLKAFGAAFATTSAAPLFHIAGVTPEALDPADVLERDVALPRESVDAAGLLASWRELNSARDNWVDVVSLGNPHFSLSEFAALATLCAGRVKHPYVVLAITCGRAVLEQARKAGYLTAIEAFGAVLVTDTCWCMLGEPVIPPQATTLMTNSGKYAHYAPGLVGRGVHFAALADCVEAACTAAARGQPPTWLQPSAHTGSPTHV; encoded by the coding sequence ATGCCAAGCACGCCTGTCCGTGTGAAAGGCCGCAGCCTGGTGGAGGGTGCCGCCCAGGGCGCCCTGCTGTTCGCCGAGGTGGGGCTGAGCTTCTGGGGCGGGGTCGATCCAGCCAGCGGCGAGGTCATCGACCGCCACCATCCCTTGAGTGGGGAGCGCCTGGCCGGGCGCGTATTGGCGATTCCCAGCGGACGCGGCTCCTGCACCGGCAGCAGCGTCTTGATGGAGCTGATCAGCAACGGCCACGCCCCCGCAGCCCTGGTGCTGGCCGAAGCCGATGAAATCCTGACCTTGGGCGTGCTGGTGGCGCAGGTGATTTTCCAGCGTTCGCTGCCGGTGTTGTGCGTGGGACACGAGGCCTTCAATGGGTTGCGCGGCCAGGGTTTTGTCCGCCTTGAAGGCGACGTCCTGACCCTCACCGGGCGCCGCCCCAACGACGGTTGGCAAGGTTCGGACGCAGTGTCGCAGCCGCCTACCGCCTCGACCCTGGCGCTGACCGAACAAGACCGGGCATTGCTCGACGGCAGCCACGGCAAGGCCGCCCAGGTGGCCATGCAGATCGTGCTGCGCATGGCCGAAATCCAGGGTGCCACGCAATTGCTGGACGTGACCCAGGCCCACATCGACGGCTGCATCTACACCGGCCCGGCCAGCCTGCGCTTTGCCGAACAACTGGTGCAGTGGGGCGCGCAGGTGCGCATCCCCACCACCCTCAATGCCATCTCCGTGGACCAGCGTCGCTGGCGCGAGCTGGGCGTCGATCCGGCCCTGGGCGAGCCGGCCAGTGCCTTGGGCGACGCCTACATGGCGATGGGCGCCCAACTGAGTTTCACCTGTGCGCCCTACCTGCTGGACACCGCGCCAAAGACCGGCGAGCAAATCGTCTGGGCCGAATCCAACGCGGTGGTCTATGCCAACAGCGTGCTGGGCGCTCGCACGCAGAAGTACCCGGACTTCCTCGACATATGTATCGCCCTGTGCGGGCGGGCCCCCTTGTCCGGCTGCCATCTCGACGACCCGCGCAAGGCCCAACTGATTGTCGACGTGCCGGCGTTGGGCAAGGTCGATGACAGTTTCTATCCGCTGTTGGGCTATCACATCGGCAGCCTGGCCGGCCGGCGCGTTCCGCTGATACGCGGCCTGGAACACGCCGCGCCGAGCCTGGACGACCTCAAGGCCTTCGGCGCCGCGTTCGCCACCACCAGCGCCGCGCCGCTGTTTCACATCGCCGGGGTGACACCGGAAGCCCTCGACCCGGCCGATGTCCTGGAGCGCGACGTCGCGTTGCCGCGGGAAAGCGTCGACGCCGCGGGGCTGCTTGCCAGTTGGCGCGAGCTCAACAGCGCCCGGGACAACTGGGTGGACGTGGTCTCACTGGGCAATCCGCATTTCTCCCTCAGCGAATTCGCCGCCCTCGCGACCTTGTGCGCGGGCCGGGTCAAGCATCCGTATGTGGTGCTGGCGATCACTTGCGGCCGGGCGGTGCTGGAACAGGCCCGCAAAGCCGGGTATCTGACCGCCATCGAGGCCTTCGGCGCAGTGCTGGTAACCGACACTTGTTGGTGCATGTTGGGTGAGCCGGTGATCCCGCCCCAGGCCACCACGCTGATGACCAACTCCGGTAAATACGCCCACTACGCGCCCGGCCTGGTCGGTCGCGGGGTGCACTTTGCCGCCCTCGCCGATTGCGTCGAGGCCGCGTGCACCGCCGCGGCTCGCGGCCAGCCGCCGACGTGGCTGCAACCCTCCGCCCACACCGGGAGCCCGACCCATGTTTGA
- a CDS encoding amino acid ABC transporter permease, whose translation MFDYSFQWRPALRALPDMLAGAWVTFETAALSMIFGVLIALVLTVMRQAPNRVLRGVGNGWVSIARNTPSLFQIYILYFGLGSLGLHVSSWLALLAGITFNNAGYLAENFRGGLKAVPGTQMRAARSLGMSAFQAYRMIIVPQLLRIVFYPLTNQMVWAVLMTSLGVVVGLNNDLTGVTQEYNVKTFRTFEYFALAAVLYYLIAKLIVGLARLLSWRLFRY comes from the coding sequence ATGTTTGACTACAGCTTCCAATGGCGCCCGGCCTTGCGCGCCCTGCCCGACATGCTCGCCGGGGCCTGGGTGACCTTCGAGACCGCCGCGCTGTCGATGATCTTCGGCGTGCTGATCGCCCTGGTGCTGACAGTGATGCGCCAGGCCCCGAATCGCGTGCTGCGGGGTGTGGGCAATGGCTGGGTGTCCATCGCCCGCAACACGCCTTCGCTGTTCCAGATCTACATCCTCTACTTCGGCCTCGGCTCCCTCGGGCTGCACGTCAGTTCCTGGCTGGCCTTGCTGGCCGGGATCACCTTCAACAACGCCGGCTACCTGGCGGAAAACTTTCGCGGCGGCCTCAAGGCCGTGCCCGGTACGCAAATGCGCGCCGCCCGCTCCCTGGGGATGAGCGCCTTCCAGGCCTACCGGATGATCATCGTCCCGCAGCTGTTGCGCATCGTCTTCTACCCGTTGACCAACCAGATGGTCTGGGCGGTGCTGATGACGTCCCTGGGGGTGGTGGTCGGCCTGAACAACGACCTCACAGGTGTCACCCAGGAATACAACGTCAAGACCTTCCGCACCTTCGAATACTTCGCCCTCGCGGCGGTGCTGTATTACCTGATCGCCAAGCTGATCGTCGGGCTGGCCCGGCTGTTGTCCTGGCGCTTGTTTCGTTACTGA
- a CDS encoding NAD(P)/FAD-dependent oxidoreductase, with protein MNETTDLLIIGAGPAGMAAALAAASSGARIVLLDDNPLPGGQIWRDGPQANLPSAARRLRDQLHTCANVRCHAGTRVIACAGDKTLLVEDAERGWQIRYERLILCTGARELLLPFPRLDTGVTGAGGLQALIKGGLPVRGERLVIAGSGPLLLASAATATHQGAQVLRIAEQARRGAVAGFAAQLPRWPGKFFQAFSLFDRHYRTDTHVVEALGRERLEGVRLQQQGKMIELACDRLACGFGLVPNTQLGQALGCAVEDQALAVDAWQATSRREHYAAGECTGFGGSELALVEGAIAGHAAVGNSAAAQLLWPRRARWQGFARALNTAFALDPRLKNLATADTLVCRCEDVPYGELAGHDNWREAKLASRCGMGACQGRVCGAALEHLFGWTPPTPRPPFSPARIETLLNLEETPPS; from the coding sequence ATGAACGAAACCACCGACCTGCTGATCATCGGCGCCGGCCCCGCCGGCATGGCCGCCGCCCTCGCGGCGGCAAGCAGCGGTGCGCGCATCGTGCTGCTGGACGACAACCCGCTGCCCGGCGGGCAGATCTGGCGCGACGGCCCCCAGGCCAATCTGCCCAGCGCCGCCCGACGCCTGCGCGATCAACTGCACACCTGCGCCAACGTACGCTGCCATGCCGGCACCCGCGTGATCGCCTGCGCCGGGGATAAAACCTTGCTGGTGGAAGATGCCGAGCGCGGTTGGCAGATCCGCTACGAGCGCTTGATTCTCTGTACCGGTGCCCGTGAGCTGCTGTTGCCGTTTCCCCGGCTGGACACCGGCGTGACCGGCGCCGGCGGGTTGCAGGCGCTGATCAAGGGCGGCTTGCCGGTGCGCGGCGAACGGTTGGTCATCGCCGGCAGCGGCCCCTTGCTGCTGGCCAGTGCCGCCACGGCAACACATCAGGGCGCACAGGTGCTGCGCATCGCCGAGCAGGCCCGTCGCGGCGCCGTGGCTGGTTTCGCCGCGCAATTGCCACGCTGGCCGGGGAAGTTTTTCCAAGCGTTCAGTCTGTTCGACCGGCATTACCGCACCGACACCCATGTGGTAGAGGCGCTCGGACGGGAGCGGCTGGAGGGCGTGCGCCTGCAACAGCAAGGCAAGATGATTGAACTGGCCTGCGACCGACTCGCCTGCGGTTTCGGGCTCGTTCCCAATACCCAGTTGGGCCAGGCCCTGGGCTGCGCGGTGGAGGACCAGGCGCTGGCGGTTGACGCCTGGCAAGCGACCTCGCGCCGTGAACATTACGCCGCCGGTGAGTGCACCGGTTTCGGCGGCAGCGAACTGGCGCTGGTGGAAGGCGCCATCGCCGGGCATGCTGCAGTTGGTAATAGCGCCGCCGCCCAACTGCTGTGGCCGCGTCGTGCACGTTGGCAGGGGTTCGCCCGGGCCTTGAACACGGCCTTCGCCCTCGATCCACGGCTCAAGAACCTGGCCACGGCGGACACGCTGGTCTGCCGCTGCGAGGACGTGCCCTATGGCGAACTGGCCGGCCATGACAATTGGCGCGAAGCAAAACTGGCAAGCCGTTGCGGCATGGGCGCCTGCCAGGGCCGAGTCTGCGGCGCCGCCCTGGAACACCTGTTCGGCTGGACACCGCCCACCCCTCGCCCACCCTTCAGCCCGGCGCGGATCGAAACCCTGCTGAACCTGGAAGAAACCCCACCCTCCTGA